CGTCGGGAAGAACGGCTGGAACGCCATCACGATTGCAACCTCGAACCCTGCCGGCCCCGAGATTATTCGCGTCCTGGTCGAAGCCGGCGCAGACCTTCGCTGTGCCCATCCGCAGACTCGCAACACGCCGCTGCACTATGTCACGTCCCACAGCGCACAGCTTGCCCGGATCCTGCTGGAGTTTCGCACGAGCCTTGATCTGGAGCAGCGCAACAGCGAGGTCAAGACCCCCCTCTTGAACGCCTGTACCGCGAAGAACGCTGAGTGCGTGAAGCTCCTTATTCGAGCTGGGGCTGATGTCAATGCTGAGGATCGACTGGGCTGGACGCCCCTGTCGCTGAGTGCGAGAGTCTCGCTCGCTGCCGATGCTGTGGACATGCTCCTCGCCCATCCAGATGTCAAGATAGACGCCATTTCAAAGGTCAAGGGGACCGCGCTGATGGTGGCATGCCGCTCGCTGAACCTAGAAATGGTAGCCAAACTCCCTGCCCACGGAGCTGATGCGAACATATCAGTCAAGGGGATATCTTACGACAACACCGCTCTCAAGTGCGCATGCATACCCTGGAGCTCAACCTACAGCGAGAACAAGGAGTACATCGATCGGCCTGATATTGATGGCTGGACGCTGCTCTGCTGGGCCACGCGCGGCATGCAGACTCGCCTTGGCCCCGACTCGGAGTCCGAGCCCCGTGATTACATCCAAACGGTGAAACTTCTCATCGACCACGGAGCCAATCGTTCAGTCAAGTTTACCAttggaagggggggggagtCGAGACATTCACTCCGGTACAGATGGCCAGACTCTGTGGTGCTCAAGGCGAGATCATCGACACGCTGGAGACTAACCCGGATGGCAGTTCGACAAATGCCACAGCTGGCAGAAGCAGGGGTGTCAATAAGCAGAGTAAAAAATACAAGTCAAAAACAGCGTTTTGCGACATTTGTCTACATGTGAGTACCCTCGAAGCAGCCCAACCTAACCGCGTCAATGCTAACAGAACCACGTTTTCTCCCAACAGACTATCTTTGGCTACTCATACCAGTGCCAAACCTGTCTTGACTTTGATGCCTGCAAGAAATGTTACAGTCGAATACACCTCTATCATAAtcttgatggcgatgaaCAACACTCATTTGCGTTTCGCGAAGGTTACGATCAGGAATTTGAGGACCTTCCAACTCCAGACTCACCTATTTCTGATCATGAAAATCAAGAGGACCCGGCGGCAAAGGAGGCAGAGCACTAtaatgatggtgatggtgatgttgatgctgatgctgttgtTGATGAGTTGCCGAACGAGGTGCAGAATGAGGCTGATGACCTAGCTCTTGGGGGCTTGGATGACTTGGACGAGTTGGAGGTGGCTGAGGATGATCCGGCTACTCCGCCTTGAGTTTACTATGTCTGTCAATGTCCAGGTGTCAAAGAGTATGCCAGGCATTACATCGCTGAGACCAATACGAGTTTCCAATGCCCGTATAGAGCTTGTTTGGGGGCCAAAGTGGATCCGCAAAACTGCATCGTCAACAGCAAGTCAGATGAATAGCCTATAGACTGGATTCCGCAATACCCGCTGCAGGCGGTCTTTTGATCAACCACGTTAGCTGCGCTCGTCATTTTCACAAGAGTGAATCAAAGTTGCTATCTTCATGTTCATTTTAGTAATAGTGTTCGACATCATAGGCGGGACAATTCTTTTGTTAATATGATACCTAGTCATTAAAACATTGATAGATGGTAGCCTCGAGTAAGCAGTGTGCAGCTTGAGGGAAATTACATTAGCATCTCTATTATTGGGCCTTGAGTAATACAATCTATGATTAATACACCTTGTATCAGATGCTCTGACATGCATTAGTATCTGTGATAGCCAACGCTAGATCAAACAGAATACGAATTGTGAGAGCTGATCTGACAATAGTAGTAGTTCATTGTGGGCAGCTATATCAACACAAGCAAACTGCGTCCCAACAGAGGTTGAATAAACACGCTATTCCAACTATAAATACCATGCTACTCCCCTCTAAATTCGCAATCTAATCCGTCCCAACATCATTGCAGCACACATCATTATCAATCTTAACATTACATTACTTGGTCACCCGGCGCCATGCGTTCTTCAAGCTTCATTATCTCATCCATCATCTCGACGGCTATTGCCGCTGAAATTAAAGTCAATTACTATTCCGACGGCGGCTGTTCTGATTACATGATTACCGTAACTCCCCCTGCCGACTGGAGTTGTTACAACTATGACTGGACTGGCCAGAATAGCGTGGGCGTGGCTTCGTCCACCTATCCCAATGGAACGCCAATTTGCACTTACTACGTCTTCGCTGACTGTCAGGGCGCCTCCCAGACCGAGGGTGGTATCCATAACAATTGTGCCTCAAACTGGGGCCATGGTTTCCTCTCCATGAGCTGCGGCATCGAACACGGACTCAAGGAATAGCGGCTCAACTTGTCCATCACAACAGACTTGCAGGAATCAAGGGCTTGGAACATATCCGTTTTGGGGGTCGTTAGCAGGATTCTGCGATTCGTGAAAGAAATTGGAAGGAGAGGCAAAAGAGTTCATGTAAAGGCACAGAGAAACTTCTCAAAGTTAGTGTATCAAGGAAGAGGCAGCGTCATCAATACAAGCATCGCGTTTTAAAGAATGGCCTAACCTTGGCTTTTGTACTAGCATACATAATATCTTTCGCATATTAAGACATTTTGATCGGCAGAGCACAGGGGCGTTGATGAGTCAAATTAATTCTACCTGTGTGCTGATGAATGGGTAAAACATTACCGCAACTTGACACGAGCTTATGTTTATATCAAGGGAAGCGCCATATTTTGCACTCTCCACCATATGCCAGATCCTGGTGCTTTGTCTAGATTGAGACAACATACATATAGGCCCAACAAACAAAAGATACTCACATATCGCTAGCCAACTTCCTTTGCTCCGCCACCTATACTGCATGTATTCCACGTTTGGTGGAGCCCACCTGATTCGACGGCTGGAGAACCGGCAGCTGAGTTCATTACCTGGCCtgtcatttctttttttttttttttattccggACGCTAGAGCATCAGGAAGGCAAGTACGATTCTTTCGTCTGTTCGCAGCCAACTCATGGCTGTCACCACCATTACTCTAGGAGTAGCCTTGCTGCTTTGATATTGTCTCTATACACTGCTGTTAGGCCTAACATTTTGCATGCGTGTTAGAGTTACATACCGATATGTAATGCGCTGGGCTTTGTTACAAACCTCTTTATCATAGCTTCCTCGCAGGAATAGGCCAGAATAAGAAGTTGAGAGAGCTCAAGCGGGCAAGGAGGATGTAAGCAGAAGATACATCGGTCTTGCTGGCTTCAAAACGCTCGTCTCGCCATCTCTGGCTGAGCCATCGAGACTCGAAAGCCGAGGCTGCCAGTCCCCACACGACGGGAGAGAATTCGGGAAGCAGACGATAAGAGGCTATCAAGACGACGCATTGACCGTCCCTTTCCTCAGGCACTTGGCAATGCCGGGTAAGAACATATACCAAGTGTTCAGTTGGTCTCTGCGCTCAAATGGCGACTACGAAGTCACAAAGCGAACCACGCCTGGCTTGTTCAATCCTTTTTCGAATCCGACTCAATGATTTTATAATCTTCTGTGGCAGGCGAGAGCACTCTGACTCTCTTGGCTCCCCCCGATTGCATCTTGGCCTTCCgcttctgtttcttcttATCCTCCCTCCTCTGCTTCTCATCCCAGACGGGCTGCCAGGCGTTGCTCGCAAGAGCTTCGGCTGCGCTTGGCCGACATTCTGGTTCCCAGGCAAGCATTTTGTTCAAAAGAGGAGCAAAGCGCCTCAAAAATGAAAGTCGTTCAATCCGATACTGCACCTGTCTTTGCATCTGTAGATGGTCCCGTTCTGTTACGATTTTGAAATTGTCTGGTGGTCGCATGAAAGTATAAATCCATGAAGTAGCCAGTGCCCAGATGTCAAGCTTGGTCTTATCTAGCTTTGTTGTTGATCTACTGTTTATTTTCTGCCAAGCTTCAGGTGCGATACAAATACAAGTTATATCGTACGGTTTTCTCTCTACCTGACTcatggagagagacaagacAGCCCGTTTGGTCGAAAGAGCCTTGGTAGTCGTATACGATGTATGCGCTGTATTGGCCAATATGAGCAGTGAAGTAGGCCGTATATTCCCGTGAATGAGGCCCTGCTCATGCAGCGCAGAGAGACCCAGTAATGTCTGATGAAAATATGTGAGGTGTATATCGTGCTCTAACTTTGTCCAAGGAAGATCTAAAAAATTATATCCGGCTAGCGGCATCGAATAGAAGGTATACCGGCACTCGTCAAGCATATCGCTGTTGGATGCATCAAATAGGCACGGAGGAGAAGTCTGGTGAGAACACCAGACATCGATAATTCTAAGTATCCCACTGTCTTGTGCGTCTCTGCTCTGGAGGGCCATTTTCAACCGTTCGACAACGTACTGGCGCGTCTTGGATGTCTCTCTGTTCCACAGCTTCTTGACAGCAACCGGCTGTCCCGTACGAATGTCGACGCCGGTAGTGACGTTTGTGGTTGGGATCTTGTGATGAAGCCAAATATTCCATGAAGTCTCGTGATATGGGCTTGGCATTGGGATGAAGTTGAACAGGCGTGAGGGATTCAGTCCATGAAAGTCACTCTTGATAACACCGTTCATATAAGCAGTAAATCTATCGAAATTCTGTCGGGTTTGTGTCACGAATTTGAAAAGAAATCGATATGGGCCGAAGCGAATATAATTGTGCTCTCTTCGCAGGACACATGTCATTCCCTTGCCCCATTCATCTAAGCGGAGGGTCAAGTCATTATCGTGCATATCGCCTTGCTCGTAGATGATGGGTCGATCGCAAAAATTCCGGAGCATAAGAACACCTGAAGTTGGGTGGAAGGTGATGTATGCATGGAAGTCCTTGATGTAGTTGCGAATTCTGTGGGAAGCTGGCGTGTCGCCTGGAGCGCAGAGAAGAATGTCTGGATTGGTGAGGCCCAGCTCTTTGTCGGCCAAAGTTGGCGATGCACCAGCGCCAATTTTCCATTCCACCAATTTAGAAGAGTGTGAGGCTTGAAATTCGGAGGCTGAATCAGAGCTGTTACCATCTGAGCTAGAAATGTCAGATGATAAAGGCAGTGATATGTGATAGCCGATGGTATTCCCGCTGCTAATGAGAGTTGGCGGTGACGCTTTAGCCTGGATGAGCTCGAACAGGAGAACGGCTGCGTCGTTGGCAGCGCTAAAGGTGGCAAATGGAATGTCGCGCGGCGCGGAATTTGTAACGGCCGCCATGGCGCTTGCTCTATCATGAGAAGCGCATCAATCCAGAAAAATAAGCGGCAACGAAGCTTGCGTCGCAATCATGGGGCGTCTTGCTGTGCTGTCGCGTCTCCATATTGAGCCGCATCTCGTCGCTGACGCGACATCACGTGACTTTAGACAACCTCGTTCCACTAGCTCCAGTCCAGCAACAGATGACATCTCGTCTCAtgctcaacagcagcaaaaccGCAGAGCTTCGATCGCGTCATTTCGTCGCTTTGCCCATTGAAAATATGGCTAAGAGAAGATCCGCCGCAAGTCCTTCTTCGCCGCGCAAGAAGGCCAGGCTAGACCTGCCGACCGATACTCCGAGTCTTGTGATATCTAGCGACGATGaggcatcttcgtcatcagcatcaacattGTCACCTCCAACCCCCCGGCGCGAAAAACGCAAGAGGGCAGATATCACTTCAACCAATGACCTACTAGAAGAGCCAAATCCGAGCATCAGCGCGAAACGGGCCAGGACACAGAGCGCAGCCAGTTCAACGAGGCATTCACGGAATCCCAGCGCTGAACCATGGCCGAGTCCCGACGATGATCCAGATTTCGTACCATGGCCCAGCCATTTCGACGACCCACAGTCACAAGCACATATATATTACGAAGATGAATATCACACAAAGGAGCTGACCGCGGAGGCACGAGAGTTTCGGAAAAGGGCTACATTAGCGCTGCAGGGCTATTTGCTATGCCCGTGCGGAAAGTATCACCAAATGGATGGCCGAAAGTCGTGGCACCATCCGGGGATGGAGCCAGAGCTAGAAGAACCACTTGGAGCACAGTCTCAGCTAGATACTGGCTCGACATACCGAAGTCGAAGTCGAGAGCCGCTATTAAGCCCAGAGCTTTCCGATGAAGAGACGGGTGCAGCTGGGGGTGATCAGCTCGAAATCGCGCCTAATGGCGTTTCTGAATCGTCATCGATATCATCAGATTCGCCAGCCCCTGCTATTTTGGGGGCATCAAATGTTTCTTCCACCATTTCACCCACCACTTCGCCTGCCACTTCATCTGCCTCTTTACCCGCAATCACCAAGGCTCCAGTCTCGCGTCAACGTAACAACACAAAACGCAATCCAGGGAAGCCAATCTCACAACGTCAAAcgcgcaagaagaagaacaagaggaaGCTAGAGGGGGAGAGTAAAGATAAAGGCAACAAGCGCCAGCCTCGAGGCCAGAGATCCAAGTCTATTCCCGCAACTGAAGAGGCTGTTTATTCACGGCGGTCATCCAGGAGAGCTATGGGATATCAACTGTGGTTCTTGGGTGACAACGGCAAAGCTTGCTTGGTGGCGTCATCATCAAGATAAGAGTCACGTACACATGCTTTGGGAAGAATTTAGGAACTTGAGTACCAGTCGGACTGAGGAGGCATACCCGTTAACCTGGCAGGGCTGGGGGCAGCGGGCAGCTTTTCCTTCAGTATACACCGACTACCGGTTGGCACTTTGCAACGCCATATCTGCATCATCTGTTCAAACATGGTCGTTAATCTGACAGGGTCGGAGGCAGCGGCGCAGTTTGGAAGTTGACTGCACATTGGCATTGCGAGTCAGAGCTGGTTTTAAAGGCATGGTCGTTATTCTAGCAGGGCTGGATGCAGCGGCGTAGTCTTTGGAGGGCTCAAGAATAAGATTCCCTTGGGATGTGTGCTGTCTCAATATTTGTTTACGGATACACTTGGAAAGCGCTGGAGTCATGGGAATTTATTGTTTGTTTGTGTATTTAATTGGACGATAcccttttgtttatttaaaatGAGCGATAAGAATTGGAATTTTGACGAAGTTGCTGGATTCGTATATTCCACAAAGTtgaagatatatatatacaaagaGTCAACAGACAATCTTGAACATACAGGACTCGATTTGCACCGTGATGCAGTTTCAGTGGAAGGCGAAATGGGTGACGAGGGGGTTGTCGGAGGTTGTGGACGTACAAGTAGACATGCGTCGATTGCCTTCTCTTTGACTTGCTTCAACTGGCATAAAGCTAATTATGGGGTAGGATGAGAATATCTGTGAGAAGCTAATGAGCGGATCTGGTTTGCAATTGGAGGATCAACAGGGCATCGAACAGGGGGGAACCAACAACCAGTTCCTGCGTGCCGTGTTTCCCGCGAAGCCGCACTCTTCACGCCGAGTATTGATGTGGCCGAAGACCTCTGAGAATTCTAAGAAGGGCCGTTTGTCCTTTGCGCCGCTTGTGATAGCACGCGCCCAATTCGAACGACACGGCCAGTTCGACATCTTCTCCCCTTCGCCATGGTCTCTCGCCTCAGACTGATCATTCTCTCCTTTTACTTTTGTTTCCCCCCTTTGGCCACCAGCTAGCCAGTACGGGTAACCCCTCGCCTTCAAGCGttctcatcatccatcatggGCGCTTCCAACCACGCTTGCTTCGTCTTGGCCGCGCTGACGGCCAGCTTGATGACTGCAATGGGCGACAAGGGCGCTTCTCATACCATTGCCGCCCCCTTTGAAGTGGACCTGCTATTCCCTCGCAACGAGACGTACGCTCCCAGCTGGCTGATGCCCATCGTCTTTGCGGTGCAGAATCCGCCTCTGACCGTGCCGCCGCTGTCCGCCTCAATCGAATGGGCCGTGTAGGGGGCAACGACAAGAGATCGCCAGGCTCTGCTCGCGCCGGCTTCGGCGATGTGGCTTCGACAAATCCCGCGCCCAGCAACCCGAATCTGCTCAGCGTTGCTGTCAACACCATTTCGTACCCGGAAGGCGTCTGGACGCTCGCCTGGTACGTGCAGTACGATACTTGTGGGGGACCAAGACGTGGCGAGAACTTCACCACCGTATTCACCGTCAGCAAGTCTGGAAAGACAGTTGATCTTGAGGCAGCCACGTCGTCTGACACTTGCGGCACCGCGGAGGCTCAAGCGTTCAACATCACCTCTCCTGTCCAGTGTGACACGCTGGATCCCAGTCCAACCACCAACCCATGCGCGGCGACGATTGATTCTGCAGCCGCATCCAGTATATCCGCCCTAGCCAGAGCCATAGGTGCCGTCTGCACCTCTTACAGCACCAACCTCACCTGCCAGGACCCGAGACCGCCCCCCGGCCAACCTTCAGCAGCCAATCCTCAAGTGGCAGCGGCGTCGACATTACATGCCCTTACGCTGCTGGCTGCATTGGTTGCCATGATCCCATCTTGTATGGGGTGGACGCATGCACTTTACGTCTTTGGTACAGCTGAAGTAGCAGCTTGCACAGGCggatcttttttatttactacctagtagtatcAAGGCTACTTGCATTTGTATACTTAATAACAAACTAAACTCAACTTCTAAAGTACAAGATTTATTTAGTccttaattaaagctatttcaAGGGGAAATTTATACCAGACAGTTTCTCTTAGAACGTTGAGGCGACGACAAATGCTTTTACTTGATTAGCGCTACTCAGAATTGTGACCGCTGGGGTTAagaaaaatcttttattcaTCTCGTTTTAATGCACAGCGGTTTAGTGAACTCCATTCTGATATCCACCCCGACTGAAATCAATCTCAAAGCTATACCTGTCATCGTAATGCATTGCCCAGTATGTATCCCAGATCATTTTGGTGATTGGGCCAACGTTGCCGTCTTTGATCGGCTTCCCGTCCAGCGTGTTAATGGGCATAATGCCACCCGCAGTTGTGCACATAAATATCTCGTCAGCCTGGTATGCCAACTCGACGGGCACGAACTCCGCGCGGATTTCTAAACCATTGGCCTCGGCAGCATCAATAACGCTCTTGCGAGTGATGCCCAGCAACACACCGCGTTCAGGAGTGTACAAGACCCCGTTTTTCACCAGTACAATATTGAAACCTGATCCTTCGGTAAGATTGGCATCTCCATCCGTGAGGAAAGGGTACGTGGCGCCACGATCTGATGCTTCGAATAGACCACGTACGAGGTCCCCCCACATCAAATTCTTAATAGTCGGATCGATGGATCCTGGAGGAATGCGCCGAACCGTTCTGGCAACAATCGCTGCGCCGCCCCTTCGCTGAACTTCGGGGTCCATGACCCAGACGTAGGGCTGAATGAACATGTAGAGATTATTCTTGAGCAGATCCTGTGGCCGAGCTCCGCGGACACCGGTCAGTCCTCGAGTCACAATCAGCTCCACAAATGCGTCTCTGATGCCGCTTTTCGCAACCATGTCCACCAAGATGCTTTTGACTTCCTCTCGCGGTAGCGGCAGACACAGTCGCATTTTCTTGCAGCTGGCAATGAGGCGGTTAAGATGGTCGTCGAGGCGGAAGAAACGACCGTCCCACACGGAAGGAACATCATAGGTCAAGTCGCTATGCATGAAGCCCTGGTCAAGGAGGGGGATGCGAGCTTCATGCAGGGGAACAAGCTCGCCCTCGACCCAGGCAATTCCTTTCGCAAAacggttgctgctgttgttgagaACCTCTTGGCGTGCCTCGTAGCCTGCAAAAACCTCGTTCATAGTTGCCATTGTAAATGTGTGATGTTATTCAACACAAGAATAGATAGAGTGATTCAAAGCTAAGGGGAAGATGTAGACAGTCTTAATCTCGGATGCCTTTCAGAGGAAACTTGGGTTTTTGAAATAATTAATATCACTTATAGGAGCGCAATTCATTTACCGCTCTAAGTCCCCAGCATAAACAAAGTACAACTAAATTAGGTGATTTACCTAATGTGGAAATATTGTCGAGCCAGTGAGTGGCCCCTGAACGGGCAGCGAAGTGGATTGGGTTATTTCC
The Trichoderma asperellum chromosome 7, complete sequence DNA segment above includes these coding regions:
- a CDS encoding uncharacterized protein (EggNog:ENOG41~SECRETED:SignalP(1-17)), giving the protein MRSSSFIISSIISTAIAAEIKVNYYSDGGCSDYMITVTPPADWSCYNYDWTGQNSVGVASSTYPNGTPICTYYVFADCQGASQTEGGIHNNCASNWGHGFLSMSCGIEHGLKE
- a CDS encoding uncharacterized protein (EggNog:ENOG41), with protein sequence MAAVTNSAPRDIPFATFSAANDAAVLLFELIQAKASPPTLISSGNTIGYHISLPLSSDISSSDGNSSDSASEFQASHSSKLVEWKIGAGASPTLADKELGLTNPDILLCAPGDTPASHRIRNYIKDFHAYITFHPTSGVLMLRNFCDRPIIYEQGDMHDNDLTLRLDEWGKGMTCVLRREHNYIRFGPYRFLFKFVTQTRQNFDRFTAYMNGVIKSDFHGLNPSRLFNFIPMPSPYHETSWNIWLHHKIPTTNVTTGVDIRTGQPVAVKKLWNRETSKTRQYVVERLKMALQSRDAQDSGILRIIDVWCSHQTSPPCLFDASNSDMLDECRYTFYSMPLAGYNFLDLPWTKLEHDIHLTYFHQTLLGLSALHEQGLIHGNIRPTSLLILANTAHTSYTTTKALSTKRAVLSLSMSQVERKPYDITCICIAPEAWQKINSRSTTKLDKTKLDIWALATSWIYTFMRPPDNFKIVTERDHLQMQRQVQYRIERLSFLRRFAPLLNKMLAWEPECRPSAAEALASNAWQPVWDEKQRREDKKKQKRKAKMQSGGAKRVRVLSPATEDYKIIESDSKKD
- a CDS encoding uncharacterized protein (EggNog:ENOG41); the encoded protein is MLNSSKTAELRSRHFVALPIENMAKRRSAASPSSPRKKARLDLPTDTPSLVISSDDEASSSSASTLSPPTPRREKRKRADITSTNDLLEEPNPSISAKRARTQSAASSTRHSRNPSAEPWPSPDDDPDFVPWPSHFDDPQSQAHIYYEDEYHTKELTAEAREFRKRATLALQGYLLCPCGKYHQMDGRKSWHHPGMEPELEEPLGAQSQLDTGSTYRSRSREPLLSPELSDEETGAAGGDQLEIAPNGVSESSSISSDSPAPAILGASNVSSTISPTTSPATSSASLPAITKAPVSRQRNNTKRNPGKPISQRQTRKKKNKRKLEGESKDKGNKRQPRGQRSKSIPATEEAVYSRRSSRRAMGYQLWFLGDNGKACLVASSSR
- a CDS encoding uncharacterized protein (EggNog:ENOG41), encoding MGRVGGNDKRSPGSARAGFGDVASTNPAPSNPNLLSVAVNTISYPEGVWTLAWYVQYDTCGGPRRGENFTTVFTVSKSGKTVDLEAATSSDTCGTAEAQAFNITSPVQCDTLDPSPTTNPCAATIDSAAASSISALARAIGAVCTSYSTNLTCQDPRPPPGQPSAANPQVAAASTLHALTLLAALVAMIPSCMGWTHALYVFGTAEVAACTGGSFLFTT
- a CDS encoding uncharacterized protein (EggNog:ENOG41), whose translation is MATMNEVFAGYEARQEVLNNSSNRFAKGIAWVEGELVPLHEARIPLLDQGFMHSDLTYDVPSVWDGRFFRLDDHLNRLIASCKKMRLCLPLPREEVKSILVDMVAKSGIRDAFVELIVTRGLTGVRGARPQDLLKNNLYMFIQPYVWVMDPEVQRRGGAAIVARTVRRIPPGSIDPTIKNLMWGDLVRGLFEASDRGATYPFLTDGDANLTEGSGFNIVLVKNGVLYTPERGVLLGITRKSVIDAAEANGLEIRAEFVPVELAYQADEIFMCTTAGGIMPINTLDGKPIKDGNVGPITKMIWDTYWAMHYDDRYSFEIDFSRGGYQNGVH